In the genome of Opitutia bacterium KCR 482, one region contains:
- a CDS encoding type II toxin-antitoxin system PemK/MazF family toxin yields MNTKQKPRAGEIWIADLGMIGKIRPVLILYYPNPDDSRMLVIVAPLTSQIRGCNGEIDITHIKWLPKPSAINIQGLASVDKNCLSRKLGILPATDFNNVKSEIKKLLNL; encoded by the coding sequence GTGAATACTAAGCAAAAACCTCGGGCTGGCGAAATATGGATTGCCGATTTAGGAATGATTGGGAAAATTCGCCCAGTTCTTATCCTTTATTATCCAAATCCCGACGATTCGCGAATGCTCGTAATTGTAGCTCCGCTTACATCGCAAATACGGGGTTGTAATGGCGAAATTGACATTACACATATCAAGTGGTTGCCCAAGCCTTCCGCAATCAATATTCAAGGATTGGCAAGCGTGGATAAAAATTGCCTTTCAAGAAAACTCGGCATTCTGCCTGCAACAGATTTTAATAATGTAAAATCTGAAATTAAAAAACTTTTGAATCTCTAA
- a CDS encoding FkbM family methyltransferase, whose amino-acid sequence MLKLTWFNSKKYTQTRFIEINKTYFKVQNHWFWNEYDKTGWEPQTYNIFKQFVSPDAVYIDVGTWVGMTIFFAAELGYKQIYGIEANPESFAIVKQNCAYNKSTLSADLSNLCVTNVDGGIVDFGGKIKNGTSSASSIRGHDWKIPSTKLSSFIKNKNLFGKKLIIKIDIEGAEELILDDLKNLSDYTVFLALHPPFFKDLKNTSEKIVSVSSKWKNMRDAKMNPLNNEKLFAMLTSDIKTPSWGTKFGNFFEILLTNETI is encoded by the coding sequence ATGTTAAAACTAACTTGGTTTAATTCAAAGAAATACACACAAACGCGCTTTATTGAAATAAATAAAACATATTTCAAAGTGCAAAATCATTGGTTTTGGAATGAATACGACAAAACGGGATGGGAACCTCAAACTTACAATATTTTTAAACAGTTTGTTTCTCCAGACGCCGTTTATATAGATGTCGGAACATGGGTTGGCATGACAATATTTTTTGCCGCAGAATTGGGATACAAACAAATATATGGGATTGAAGCAAACCCCGAATCTTTTGCTATCGTAAAACAGAATTGCGCATACAATAAAAGCACGCTTTCTGCAGATTTAAGTAATTTATGCGTTACAAATGTAGACGGCGGTATAGTAGATTTTGGAGGGAAAATAAAAAACGGCACATCTTCTGCGTCGAGTATTAGAGGGCACGATTGGAAAATTCCATCAACAAAACTCTCCTCCTTTATTAAAAACAAAAACCTATTCGGGAAAAAATTAATAATAAAAATAGACATTGAAGGCGCTGAAGAACTTATTTTAGACGATTTGAAAAATCTTTCGGATTATACAGTTTTTTTAGCACTACACCCTCCGTTTTTTAAGGACTTGAAAAATACATCCGAAAAAATCGTAAGCGTTTCCAGTAAATGGAAAAATATGAGAGACGCTAAAATGAACCCGCTAAATAACGAAAAGTTATTTGCCATGCTAACATCAGATATAAAAACTCCAAGTTGGGGCACAAAATTTGGCAACTTTTTTGAAATCCTTTTGACAAATGAAACTATTTAA
- a CDS encoding ParB/Srx family N-terminal domain-containing protein has translation MAEDKARILADGIEVWCAYDKLVKVDELIPHPKNPNTHPQNQIKILAQNIRYHGWRHPIVVSKLSGYIVAGHGRLEAAKELGVSIVPVEFQKFSSEDNELAVLVGDNRLAELSSLDLNGLQDIVDGFKETSFDTILAGFEPTDLNALLGEKTPDFKDEAEKELTQSEVTIQAGNYRFRISQEDFGVWIDKLKQEVGFDKESVIAELRRRLSI, from the coding sequence ATGGCAGAAGACAAAGCACGCATTTTGGCGGACGGAATTGAAGTTTGGTGCGCCTACGACAAACTCGTAAAGGTTGACGAACTCATTCCCCACCCGAAAAATCCAAATACCCACCCGCAAAACCAGATAAAGATTCTGGCGCAAAATATCCGCTACCACGGCTGGCGGCACCCGATTGTAGTTTCAAAGCTTTCGGGCTATATTGTGGCTGGGCACGGCAGACTCGAAGCCGCAAAAGAATTGGGCGTTTCAATCGTTCCCGTGGAGTTTCAAAAATTTTCTTCCGAAGACAACGAACTTGCCGTTCTTGTCGGCGACAACCGCTTGGCGGAGCTTTCGTCGCTCGACTTAAACGGGCTTCAAGACATCGTAGACGGCTTCAAGGAAACGAGCTTCGATACAATCTTAGCAGGCTTTGAACCCACCGATTTGAACGCTCTTCTTGGCGAAAAAACTCCCGATTTTAAAGACGAAGCCGAAAAGGAGCTTACCCAGTCGGAAGTCACAATTCAGGCTGGGAACTACCGATTCCGCATAAGTCAGGAAGATTTCGGGGTATGGATTGACAAGTTAAAGCAGGAAGTCGGGTTCGACAAGGAATCGGTAATTGCGGAACTTCGCAGGAGGCTTTCCATATGA
- a CDS encoding methyltransferase domain-containing protein — MELHTDDRIISRQSNWVFDEHVAPEFDKHVRKSVPNYVHVQDLAETFSDWFTYPDSTVVDFGASTGETLRRIKRRHSKTLNLIGYDNSQAMINQAKTKGVDITFADLEKPFVLPNFSYAVSLYTLQFLRPDARNALLKRIFHSIENCGGMFVVEKVLGSTSQMQDILQQLYWEMKAKNGFSSEQIINKAKALRGCMYPKTVADNEAEFCAIGFNSEIVFKESQFCGWLLTK; from the coding sequence ATGGAATTACATACGGACGACAGGATTATTTCGCGGCAGAGCAACTGGGTATTTGACGAGCACGTCGCTCCCGAATTCGACAAGCACGTCAGAAAGAGCGTGCCCAACTACGTTCACGTTCAGGATTTGGCGGAGACATTTTCCGACTGGTTCACATACCCCGATTCAACGGTTGTAGACTTCGGGGCTTCCACAGGCGAAACCCTGCGCAGAATAAAACGCCGCCATTCGAAAACGCTCAATCTCATCGGTTATGACAATTCGCAGGCGATGATAAATCAGGCGAAAACAAAAGGCGTAGACATTACTTTTGCCGACCTCGAAAAGCCGTTTGTTCTGCCCAATTTTTCCTACGCGGTTTCGCTTTACACATTGCAATTTCTGCGCCCAGACGCGCGGAACGCGCTCTTAAAGCGCATATTCCACAGCATTGAAAATTGCGGCGGAATGTTCGTCGTCGAGAAAGTTCTCGGCTCTACCTCGCAAATGCAGGACATTTTGCAACAGCTCTATTGGGAAATGAAAGCAAAAAACGGCTTTTCTTCCGAGCAAATTATCAACAAGGCAAAAGCCCTGAGAGGCTGTATGTATCCCAAAACCGTAGCCGACAACGAAGCGGAATTCTGCGCTATCGGATTCAATTCGGAAATAGTTTTCAAAGAATCGCAGTTCTGCGGCTGGCTGCTCACGAAATGA
- a CDS encoding DUF3102 domain-containing protein, with the protein MQTQLSIASKINELYTQAELFSKQAKDTASQAISIAVECGRLLNDQKKSVGHGAWLGWLKENCPSISERTAQKYMRLSRKVCELEDSSKTNTDSDLPTVSSECVSKLLDGSPKTLTQAYIAAGVIPEPKKPDVNASVSEATITFTRHIDALVLWYKKRTEHDPIENWQPNIRGLLINELRPWVKIYNELLDLQDGAGE; encoded by the coding sequence ATGCAGACGCAACTTTCAATCGCTTCAAAAATCAACGAACTTTACACCCAAGCCGAACTGTTCTCGAAACAGGCAAAGGATACAGCCTCGCAGGCAATATCCATTGCCGTCGAGTGCGGCAGGCTTTTGAACGACCAGAAAAAATCCGTCGGGCACGGCGCGTGGCTCGGCTGGCTTAAAGAAAATTGCCCGAGTATTTCCGAGAGAACCGCGCAAAAGTATATGCGCCTTTCCCGCAAGGTCTGCGAGCTTGAAGACTCTTCAAAAACGAATACGGATTCGGATTTGCCGACTGTTTCTTCCGAATGTGTTTCAAAGCTTCTCGACGGTTCGCCCAAGACGTTAACGCAAGCCTACATTGCGGCGGGGGTAATTCCAGAGCCGAAGAAGCCCGATGTAAACGCGAGTGTATCCGAGGCTACAATCACGTTTACGCGCCATATTGACGCCCTTGTCCTTTGGTATAAAAAGCGCACTGAGCACGACCCGATTGAAAATTGGCAGCCGAATATTCGCGGGCTTCTGATAAACGAACTCCGTCCGTGGGTGAAAATCTATAACGAACTTCTCGACCTACAAGACGGAGCTGGCGAATAA
- a CDS encoding RNA-binding domain-containing protein, translating into MDLVENSRVEFKERLTDDFEKEIVAFLNYNEGGVVYVGIDKNGNAVGVDNCDEVQLKIKDRLMSNISPSAMGLFDIACEEISGKTVLKITLASGVEKPYYIKRKGMSESGCFIRIGSSSHPMTKSMIEDLFIRRVRKSIANIESKRQDLTFRQLKICYEERGMPLNDNFPKTLDLLTGSGKFNYDAFLLADENSASIRVAKYWGEDKADLRENEEYGYCSLIKSVQSVLDKFELENITRSEITSGQRIDSPLVDKVALREAIINAFVHNDYSSEDTPLFEIFSDKFVITSYGGLIDGLSREEFFGGISKPRNRELMRIFKDLGYVEHLGSGMTRIMRKYDRSIFEFTDHYLRVSFTFDQIKGKEKGKEKGKEKSKEKILKLMGENPDITTGEIASILQLGSSTIEKHIRELKAKNKIKRVGADKGGHWEIL; encoded by the coding sequence ATGGATTTGGTCGAAAATAGCAGAGTTGAATTTAAAGAACGCCTAACGGACGACTTCGAGAAGGAAATAGTCGCGTTTTTGAACTACAATGAGGGCGGCGTAGTTTATGTGGGTATCGACAAAAACGGAAATGCCGTCGGTGTCGATAATTGCGACGAGGTTCAGTTGAAGATAAAAGACAGACTAATGTCGAATATTTCTCCAAGCGCAATGGGGCTGTTCGATATTGCGTGCGAGGAAATTTCCGGAAAAACCGTTTTGAAAATAACATTGGCAAGCGGCGTCGAAAAACCGTATTACATAAAGCGCAAGGGAATGTCGGAGAGCGGGTGTTTCATAAGAATAGGAAGTTCTTCGCACCCCATGACGAAGTCGATGATAGAGGATTTGTTTATAAGGCGCGTAAGAAAATCCATCGCAAACATCGAATCCAAACGGCAGGATTTGACTTTTCGCCAGTTGAAAATCTGCTATGAGGAACGCGGGATGCCTCTAAACGATAATTTCCCGAAAACACTGGATTTGCTGACGGGGTCGGGCAAATTTAATTACGACGCGTTCCTATTGGCTGACGAAAATTCGGCTTCAATTAGGGTTGCCAAATATTGGGGCGAAGACAAAGCCGACTTGCGTGAAAACGAGGAATACGGATATTGTTCGCTTATAAAATCCGTTCAAAGCGTTTTGGATAAGTTTGAACTGGAAAATATTACAAGATCGGAGATTACTTCTGGACAACGAATCGACAGCCCGTTGGTTGATAAGGTGGCGTTAAGAGAGGCCATAATAAACGCCTTTGTCCACAACGACTACTCCTCGGAGGATACTCCTCTTTTTGAAATATTCTCGGACAAATTTGTCATAACTTCCTACGGCGGACTAATTGACGGCCTTAGTAGGGAAGAATTTTTCGGGGGAATATCAAAGCCCAGAAATCGGGAACTGATGAGAATCTTCAAAGATCTGGGTTATGTGGAACACTTGGGATCGGGTATGACCCGCATTATGAGAAAGTATGACAGGTCAATCTTTGAATTTACAGACCATTATTTGCGAGTCTCTTTCACTTTCGACCAGATAAAAGGTAAGGAGAAAGGTAAGGAGAAAGGTAAGGAGAAAAGCAAGGAGAAAATCCTAAAATTGATGGGCGAAAATCCCGACATAACGACGGGAGAAATTGCCTCAATTTTACAATTAGGGTCTTCTACTATTGAAAAACACATACGAGAGTTAAAAGCCAAAAATAAAATAAAACGTGTCGGAGCGGACAAAGGCGGGCATTGGGAAATTCTCTGA
- a CDS encoding S49 family peptidase, which yields MANNIFLNGICRPWNIHAGTFLALSLRTLAEASGGNSLETWREKFSQFVPQRSPLSIDENSIAHISIHGTLFNKEAPYFVAGYGGTDYAEILRDIETASEKAKAIFLKIDSGGGHACGNDKVAKAVSQCPKPVFAYTDEMCCSAAYAIASGASYICASADSTVGSIGTILPLMDVSGLWQSLGIKPDYITNREGTLKTAGYPPSQNEAERAALQAETQEYFELFKSHVLANKQIANDDMRGQAFVGIDALKRGLVDEICDEKTAYNKLKILTTC from the coding sequence ATGGCAAATAACATCTTTCTAAACGGCATTTGCAGACCGTGGAATATCCACGCGGGAACGTTCCTTGCGCTTTCGCTTAGAACGCTTGCTGAGGCTTCGGGCGGAAATTCCCTCGAAACTTGGCGGGAGAAATTCTCGCAATTCGTTCCGCAACGAAGCCCGCTTTCAATAGACGAAAACAGCATAGCGCATATTTCAATTCACGGAACGCTTTTTAACAAGGAAGCCCCGTATTTTGTGGCAGGCTATGGCGGAACCGACTACGCGGAAATTCTGCGCGACATTGAAACCGCTTCCGAAAAAGCTAAGGCGATTTTCCTGAAAATAGATTCGGGCGGCGGACACGCCTGCGGGAACGACAAAGTGGCAAAAGCCGTTTCGCAATGTCCAAAGCCCGTATTCGCCTACACCGACGAAATGTGTTGTTCTGCGGCATACGCGATAGCTTCGGGAGCTTCATACATCTGCGCGTCGGCGGATTCAACCGTTGGCAGTATCGGAACAATTCTTCCGTTAATGGACGTTTCGGGACTTTGGCAGTCGCTCGGGATAAAGCCCGACTACATTACAAACCGCGAGGGAACGCTCAAAACGGCGGGCTATCCGCCGAGCCAGAACGAAGCCGAACGCGCAGCTTTGCAAGCCGAAACGCAGGAGTATTTCGAGCTATTTAAATCACACGTTTTGGCAAACAAGCAAATTGCAAACGACGATATGCGCGGACAGGCGTTTGTAGGTATTGATGCGTTAAAGCGCGGGCTTGTCGACGAAATCTGCGACGAAAAGACCGCCTACAACAAACTCAAAATTTTGACAACCTGCTAA
- a CDS encoding terminase gpA endonuclease subunit, with product MPRNPLSSILRDAWTPADRREPWRWCEDHIKSIPYSPLPGPFRSENSPWIREVMEAIVDPKIRLVSIIAAVQSSKTTSPELTLCYIIANLPGPCLWLDQTDEDAKDESESRLQKLFESCEPVKKLFPKNKNKQRNCTIHFSNGMTLWLLGAYNKTNLQRRSIRWLFGDETWRWPVGHMAEAEARTTAFGWLGKCVFMSQGGEENDDTHRKFETTDMREWHYKCPKCGKYIPYKWENIEWDDDCKDENGEYDFSKINHSTALKCPECGEYFEDSDRMRRILNKDGKFIALNPNASKENVGFHWNALASMSWGKLAELYLRAKIAARKGDSSLLQQFYQKRLALAWREFAEDYRLEIASGSYNSGDAWGDEAGFNKLGEIIAPPFAENEVIAPLRIMSVDVQMNCFYLVVRAWSINGSSRLLWHEKVLTWEDIEEIQKRFKILNNLVFVDAGYNSFEVYKHCGERNWIALMGDNRANFFHRLPNGKTVLRFYSPVKHIFISRYVKCRMHFWSNLNVKDTLARIRRNQNPADGATWEVPTDISEDYLKQMESEHRIKKGNSWIWEQIGNRPNHYLDCEAMNCAGALMLKIVGNAAT from the coding sequence ATGCCCCGCAACCCGCTTTCATCAATTTTAAGGGACGCTTGGACTCCCGCCGACCGCCGTGAGCCTTGGCGTTGGTGCGAAGACCACATAAAAAGCATTCCGTATTCGCCGCTTCCAGGACCTTTCAGAAGCGAAAATTCGCCGTGGATACGCGAAGTTATGGAGGCTATCGTAGACCCGAAAATCCGCCTCGTCTCGATTATCGCCGCCGTTCAAAGCTCGAAGACTACAAGCCCCGAGCTTACGCTTTGCTACATAATCGCAAACCTTCCTGGACCTTGCCTTTGGCTCGACCAGACGGACGAGGACGCAAAAGACGAATCTGAAAGCCGCCTGCAAAAACTTTTTGAAAGCTGTGAACCAGTAAAGAAATTGTTCCCGAAAAACAAGAATAAACAGCGCAACTGCACAATCCATTTTTCAAACGGGATGACGCTTTGGCTGCTGGGCGCGTATAACAAGACCAACCTCCAACGCCGTTCAATCCGCTGGCTTTTCGGAGACGAAACTTGGCGATGGCCAGTCGGACATATGGCGGAAGCGGAGGCGCGAACTACGGCTTTCGGGTGGCTCGGCAAATGCGTATTTATGTCGCAAGGCGGAGAGGAAAACGACGACACCCACCGCAAATTTGAAACAACCGATATGCGCGAATGGCACTACAAGTGCCCCAAATGCGGCAAATACATTCCCTACAAGTGGGAAAATATTGAGTGGGACGACGACTGCAAAGACGAAAACGGCGAATACGACTTTTCAAAAATCAACCATTCAACCGCCTTGAAATGTCCCGAATGCGGAGAATATTTTGAAGATTCCGACAGAATGAGGCGCATTCTAAACAAAGACGGAAAGTTTATCGCGCTTAACCCAAACGCTTCAAAAGAAAACGTGGGCTTTCATTGGAATGCGCTTGCTTCGATGAGTTGGGGTAAGCTTGCCGAGCTTTACCTTCGCGCGAAAATTGCCGCGAGAAAAGGCGACAGTTCCTTGCTTCAACAATTCTACCAGAAACGTCTCGCGCTTGCTTGGAGGGAATTTGCCGAAGACTATCGCCTTGAAATCGCATCTGGCAGCTACAATTCGGGCGACGCTTGGGGCGATGAAGCGGGCTTCAACAAGCTCGGCGAAATCATCGCTCCGCCTTTTGCCGAAAACGAGGTTATCGCGCCACTTCGCATAATGTCGGTTGACGTTCAGATGAACTGCTTTTACTTGGTCGTCCGCGCTTGGAGCATTAACGGTTCGAGCCGTCTTCTATGGCACGAAAAGGTGTTGACGTGGGAAGACATAGAGGAAATCCAAAAGCGTTTTAAAATTTTGAACAACCTTGTGTTTGTCGACGCAGGGTATAATTCGTTCGAGGTATACAAGCATTGCGGAGAACGGAATTGGATTGCGCTTATGGGCGACAACAGGGCAAACTTCTTCCACAGACTTCCGAACGGCAAGACGGTTTTGCGGTTTTACTCTCCCGTAAAGCACATATTTATTTCGCGCTACGTTAAGTGCCGTATGCATTTTTGGAGCAACCTCAACGTAAAAGACACCTTGGCGAGAATCAGGCGAAACCAGAATCCCGCCGACGGCGCAACTTGGGAAGTTCCGACGGATATTTCCGAAGACTATTTAAAGCAAATGGAGTCCGAACACCGCATAAAAAAGGGCAACTCGTGGATATGGGAGCAAATCGGCAACCGACCCAACCACTACCTCGACTGTGAAGCTATGAACTGTGCAGGCGCGTTGATGTTGAAGATTGTGGGGAATGCAGCAACTTGA
- a CDS encoding ParB N-terminal domain-containing protein — MIKIEPLSAVNPSTYNPRTADPKRLDLIELSLRKLGFIAPIYADANGEILSGHQRHFVATRMGVKNVPVFRIPPMELDKRKALNIVFNRATNDGDICQTPEKAKRILESLNLSELAENIQDKELESKEFFRCAYPANVSVAKLCKINSGRWIQYAKSIARTLRKAGIIMPIVCTPDGKVINGIGRLEMLAELKADTCDVVYISEEEAKFADAMMNLLTMEFDIHTRYADLLRYNSFRRARRVREELGHGFVFAVHGNKPCHSFDIFDNSQQAKWRREHGNSILDFGAGHLTETNILKSAGFDCVPFEPYHISVSEIDKEKSLAISRDFLKAVGDGKDFTSVFISSVLNSVPFARDREHIVCICAALCRPFTKLYACASSTAETGYRQVNGKAFHNESNAGNIAFRLEYESGVRIGDFQDKPKVQKYHTKKEFYELFSPFFRNVQISEMTGNVNAKCENVRRIPWERLEEALRFEFDLPYPDGSRMGLVDEAISAFKHRYEILG; from the coding sequence ATGATAAAAATTGAGCCTCTTTCGGCGGTAAACCCGTCAACCTACAATCCGCGAACCGCCGATCCGAAGCGGCTTGATTTGATTGAGCTTTCGCTTCGCAAATTGGGATTTATCGCGCCCATTTACGCCGACGCAAACGGCGAAATTCTTTCGGGACACCAACGCCATTTTGTGGCAACGCGAATGGGCGTGAAAAACGTTCCCGTTTTCAGAATCCCGCCGATGGAATTGGATAAGCGCAAGGCGTTGAACATAGTCTTTAACCGCGCCACAAACGACGGCGATATTTGCCAGACACCCGAAAAGGCTAAGCGCATTTTGGAAAGTCTAAATCTCTCGGAACTCGCCGAAAATATTCAAGACAAGGAGCTGGAGAGCAAGGAATTTTTCCGTTGCGCTTATCCTGCCAATGTGTCGGTGGCAAAACTTTGCAAGATAAATTCTGGCAGATGGATTCAATACGCAAAGAGTATTGCAAGGACTCTCCGCAAGGCTGGCATTATTATGCCGATAGTCTGTACTCCCGACGGCAAGGTTATAAACGGTATTGGGCGTTTGGAAATGCTCGCCGAACTCAAGGCGGATACTTGTGATGTTGTATATATTTCAGAGGAAGAAGCCAAATTCGCGGACGCTATGATGAACCTGCTTACGATGGAATTCGACATTCACACGCGCTACGCCGATTTGCTTCGCTATAATTCGTTCCGACGCGCCCGCAGAGTTCGCGAAGAGTTGGGGCACGGCTTTGTGTTTGCCGTTCACGGCAACAAGCCCTGCCATAGTTTCGATATTTTCGACAACTCGCAACAGGCGAAATGGCGCAGAGAACACGGCAATTCCATTCTCGATTTCGGCGCGGGACACCTTACGGAGACAAATATTTTGAAGTCCGCGGGCTTTGATTGCGTTCCGTTTGAGCCGTATCACATAAGCGTTTCGGAAATCGACAAAGAAAAGTCCTTGGCAATATCGAGAGATTTCCTGAAAGCCGTCGGAGATGGCAAGGATTTTACGAGCGTGTTTATTTCAAGCGTATTAAATTCCGTTCCGTTCGCAAGGGATAGAGAGCACATAGTCTGCATATGCGCGGCATTGTGCCGACCTTTCACAAAGCTTTACGCCTGCGCTTCGTCAACGGCGGAGACTGGTTATAGGCAGGTAAACGGCAAGGCCTTTCATAATGAGTCGAATGCGGGTAATATCGCATTTAGACTTGAATACGAATCGGGAGTTCGTATTGGCGATTTTCAGGACAAGCCGAAAGTTCAGAAATACCACACAAAAAAGGAATTCTACGAACTCTTTTCTCCGTTTTTTAGAAATGTTCAGATTTCGGAAATGACAGGCAACGTAAACGCCAAGTGCGAAAATGTAAGGCGCATTCCGTGGGAACGCCTCGAAGAAGCATTGAGATTTGAGTTTGACCTCCCGTATCCTGACGGTAGCCGTATGGGATTGGTAGACGAGGCAATTTCGGCATTCAAGCACCGCTATGAAATACTTGGTTGA
- a CDS encoding DUF2513 domain-containing protein, whose protein sequence is MKIEIDYIKQILDSLEDCDNNDYPSLNYLMKSLNISMSHGREIIKLRFHLNILKDGGFVECISDDFGISTGMNGDLIINSSVGTRITLLGAQLLESLKNDTIWNKSKVLLKEISVETLKQIPGLALNILMSFK, encoded by the coding sequence ATGAAGATTGAAATTGATTACATAAAACAAATATTAGATTCTCTGGAAGATTGTGATAATAACGACTATCCATCTCTTAATTATTTGATGAAATCACTTAATATAAGTATGTCTCATGGTAGAGAAATTATAAAGCTAAGATTTCATTTAAATATTTTGAAAGATGGAGGATTCGTTGAATGTATTTCAGATGATTTTGGAATATCAACGGGAATGAATGGAGATTTAATTATAAATTCTTCTGTTGGGACGAGAATTACGCTATTAGGAGCTCAATTATTGGAATCTTTGAAAAATGATACAATATGGAACAAATCTAAGGTGTTGTTAAAAGAAATAAGTGTTGAAACGTTAAAACAAATTCCAGGATTAGCCTTAAATATCTTAATGTCCTTTAAATGA
- a CDS encoding type II toxin-antitoxin system RelB/DinJ family antitoxin, translating into MKEETTLIRARVDSRKAKKAEKVFSRLGLKMSDAINIFISQVDLRDDLPFMVTTKPERLLSNEEQGKIWNEALGEY; encoded by the coding sequence ATGAAAGAAGAAACAACATTGATAAGGGCGAGAGTTGATTCTCGCAAGGCGAAGAAAGCCGAAAAGGTATTTTCACGTCTCGGATTGAAAATGTCGGATGCCATAAATATTTTCATTTCCCAAGTAGACCTTAGGGATGATTTGCCTTTTATGGTTACGACAAAACCTGAAAGATTGCTATCAAACGAAGAACAGGGTAAAATCTGGAACGAGGCTCTCGGTGAATACTAA
- a CDS encoding phage portal protein: MFYGIGHAFESAKVSLSRGNPNTLNPTDASAELPSYTRSELVRKARYLEKNSGHIRGILRDLKVYGIGKGIYPNAKSDNHAWNKQAEDFFFKWSRHCDITNRFSWRECQSMILRSLIVDGEIFVIKTFDSFGIPKIQLIESHRLMSPSFSDNGRIVDGMEFDKFGRVKNYYFVVDDNSQTTKVPANAVLHIFDPERVSQIRAYPQIQHSINDVIDRKEILALEKKKVKAISDIVHILKGGQGMTLDGDYKVDVGNRPEGTSTATLNRILGGKNIRIDPDESIDVHESNIPSPTFSGFLTELDRSGSLGVLPYEFVIDPSKIGGASVRLIASKTQRYIDDIAQIIDERFNDAVWFFVIGWAIDSGTLPAQNWWWYCSWTHPRKLTVDAGREEQQNRANVETGLKTLEESFAECGQDFEGEMRTRADNARFIMRLAGIPDSEPIPLYMLYKVNGTQVIEKSDGK, from the coding sequence ATGTTCTACGGAATCGGGCACGCGTTCGAGTCGGCAAAAGTTTCGCTTTCGCGCGGCAACCCAAATACGCTAAACCCTACGGACGCGAGCGCGGAATTGCCCTCATACACAAGAAGCGAACTCGTCCGCAAAGCCCGATACCTCGAAAAGAATTCGGGACACATTCGCGGAATTCTGCGCGATTTGAAAGTCTACGGAATAGGCAAGGGAATTTATCCTAACGCGAAATCCGACAACCACGCTTGGAATAAACAGGCGGAGGACTTCTTCTTCAAATGGAGCAGACATTGCGATATCACAAACCGCTTTTCTTGGCGCGAATGCCAGTCGATGATTCTGCGTTCGCTCATCGTCGACGGCGAAATCTTCGTAATAAAAACGTTCGACAGCTTCGGCATTCCCAAAATCCAGCTAATCGAAAGCCACCGCCTGATGTCGCCAAGCTTTTCTGATAACGGGCGCATTGTTGACGGAATGGAGTTCGACAAATTCGGGCGGGTTAAAAATTACTACTTCGTTGTAGACGATAATTCGCAAACTACAAAAGTTCCCGCAAACGCGGTTTTGCATATTTTCGACCCAGAACGCGTTTCGCAGATTAGAGCTTACCCGCAAATCCAACACTCGATTAACGACGTAATCGACCGAAAGGAAATTCTCGCGCTCGAAAAAAAGAAGGTGAAGGCGATTTCCGACATCGTCCATATCCTGAAAGGCGGTCAGGGAATGACGCTCGACGGCGACTATAAAGTTGACGTCGGCAACCGCCCCGAAGGAACGTCTACGGCAACGCTAAACCGAATCTTGGGCGGAAAAAATATCCGAATCGACCCCGACGAAAGCATAGACGTTCACGAAAGCAATATTCCCTCTCCCACGTTTTCGGGTTTTTTGACGGAGCTTGACAGAAGCGGCTCGCTCGGCGTTCTCCCATATGAATTCGTCATAGACCCCTCGAAAATCGGCGGGGCTTCGGTGCGGCTTATCGCCTCAAAAACACAACGATACATCGACGACATCGCGCAAATCATAGACGAACGCTTCAACGACGCCGTATGGTTCTTTGTAATCGGCTGGGCAATCGACAGCGGAACTTTGCCCGCTCAAAATTGGTGGTGGTATTGCTCTTGGACTCACCCGCGCAAACTCACCGTCGACGCGGGGCGCGAGGAACAGCAAAACCGCGCGAACGTCGAAACGGGCTTGAAAACGCTCGAAGAAAGCTTCGCCGAATGCGGGCAGGACTTCGAGGGCGAAATGCGCACGCGCGCCGACAACGCCCGTTTCATTATGCGTTTGGCGGGAATCCCCGACAGCGAGCCGATTCCGCTTTATATGCTCTACAAGGTAAACGGCACACAGGTAATCGAAAAATCCGATGGCAAATAA